The Planctomycetota bacterium genomic sequence CGAGATCGTCGAAGTGACCCCGGAATGCATCCCGGGCGGGATGCTCAAAGAGGGCAGCGTGATCGCGCGGATTGACCCGGCGGACTACCAGCTGGCTGTCGAGCAGCAGACGACCGAGGTGGAGCGGTTGACGGCGCTTCTGGCGCAGCGGCGCGCCGAGCTGGCCCAGCGCGAGAGCGATGTGGCCACGGCCGCCAGCGCCATCCAGCAGCGGGCCAGCGAGGTGCTCAAGGCCCAGAACGAGCTGGTGAAGGCGGAGGCCGCGCTGCGCATCGAGCAGGGCCAGCAGGCCGTCGCGCGGCGCGAGTACGAGTTGCTCGGCAAGAAACTGAGCGAGGCGGACCTCGACCTGGTGCTGCGCAAGCCGCAACTGCTGACGGCAGAGGCAAATTGCGATGCGGCGCGGGCCGCGAAAGCGGCTGCCGAAGCGGCCCGGGATTCCGCCGTCGCGGCCAAGGCGGCGGCGGAGGCGATGAAGCAGTCGGCGGCCGCGGCCGTGGAGGCCGCCGAGGCGTCGAAAAAGGCGGCGGAGGTGGCTCTCAAGCAGGCGCAACTCGACCTTGCGCGGACGGCCATCCGAGCCCCGTTCAACGCCATTGTCGAAGCCGAGTCGGTGGACCTGGGTTCGCAGGTCTCGTCGCAGACCCCCCTGGCCTCGCTGGTAGGCACGGACGAGTACTGGGTCGAGGTGTCGGTGCCCGTGGACCAGCTTCAGTGGCTCCGAGTGCCGCGCTCGCGGGGCGAGGAGGGCTCGACGGCGCGGATCTACGACGAGGCCGCATGGGGGCCCGACACCTTCCGCGTGGGCACGGTGATCCGCCTGGCGAGCGGCCTGGAGACCGAGGGACGCATGGCGCGTCTGCTGGTGAGCGTGCCCGACCCGCTGGGGCTCAAGGGGGCAAGCGCCCGCCCGCCGGCCTTGCTGATCGGCAGCTACGTGCGTGTGGAGATCGAGGGCACCGAACTCGATGGCGTGGTGCCCCTCGACCGCGACCTCGTGCACGAGGGCGACCAGGTCTGGGTGATGGGCGCGGATGGGACGCTCGAGATCCGGAAGCCTGTCATCGTCTTCCGAGGGCGCGACCGCCTGCTGATCTCGGGCGGTCTGGACACGGGGGATAAGGTGGTCACCACGAATATCGCGGCCCCCGTGCCGGGCACGCCCCTGCGCACGCGGGCCGCCGCGGGCGCGGCCGGCCCCGCCGCAAAGGGGGGCGAAGGCCAATGAGCACGGGCGCAACCCCTCAATCCGACCACAGCGCCATCGGCTGGATGATCCGGCACGGCGTGGCGCCCAATCTGCTGATGTTCGCGTGCCTCATCGGCGGCCTGCTGATCGCGCGAGGCATCAAGCAGGAGGTCTTCCCCGACTTCGAGCTCGATATCGTGACGATCACGGTGCCGTACCCCGGCGCCAGCCCCGAGGAGGTCGAGCGCGGCATCGTGCTGGTGGTCGAGGAGGCGATCCGCGGCACGGACGGCGTCAAAGAGGTCACGGCGACCGCTCGCGAGGGCGTCGCCGTGATCCAGGCCGAGCTCTTCGAAGGGGTGAACCGCCAGAAGGTCTACCAGGAGATTCAGCAGGATGTGAACCGCATCACCACCTTGCCCGAGGACGCCGAGGAGCCCGAGGTGGTGCTCACCGCGCGCTGGCGCGAAGTGCTGAACGTGGAGGTCTATGGCAATGTGGGCGAGTGGGCGCTCCGCGAGGTGGTGGAGCAGGTGCGCGACCGCCTGCTGATGAGAACCCCAACATCACCCAGGTGGCACTTCAGGGCGTGAGGGCTTACGAGGTCCACGTGGAGGTGCCCCAGGAGAACCTGCGCGCCTACGGGCTCACGCTGGACCGGATCGCCAGCCGGATCTCCGCCACGGCCCTCGAGCTGCCGGGCGGCAAGGTGGAGACTCGCGGCGGCGAGATCCTGCTGCGCGTGACCGAGCGGCGCGAGTGGGCCAAGGAGTTCGCCAATATCCCCATCGTGACCACCTCGGGCGGCACGGTGCTCTACCTTCGCGACATCGCCACCGTGCGCGACACGTTCGAGGACACGAACACCGTCGGCACCTTCAACGGGGCGCGGGCCATGGGCATCGCCGTCTACCGTGTCGGCGATCAGACGCCGATCAGCGTGTCCGACGCTGTCTGCGCGGTGCTCGACGAGCTTCGCCCCGATCTTCCCCCCGGCGTGCACTGCGACGTGCGCGACGACCGGTCCGACATCTACCGCCAGCGCCTCAGTCTTCTGCTCCGCAACGCGGGGCAGGGTCTCGTGGTCGTGATGCTGCTGCTCGCGGTGTTTCTGGAAATCCGGCTGGCCTTCTGGGTCACCATGGGCATCCCCGTCTCCTTCCTCGGGGCCTTTCTGTTCCTGCCCATGCTGGGCGTGAGCATCAATATGATCTCGCTCTTCGCATTCATCATCGCCCTGGGCATCGTGGTGGACGATGCGATCGTGGTGGGCGAGAACATCTACGAGTTCCGCCAGCGCGGCATGGGGGTGATCGAGGCGTCGGTGCGCGCCACACGGGGCGTGGCCGTGCCGGTGGCCTACAGCATCCTCACGAACATCGTGGCCTTCCTTCCCCTGCTGGCGCTGCCGGGGATGATGGGGAAGGTCTGGCGCGTGATTCCGCTGGTCGTGTGCACGGTCTTCACCATCTCGTGGCTCGAGGCGATGTTCATCCTCCCGGCGCACCTGGCCCACGCGAAGACCGGCGGGCGCACGGCGCTCGGGCAGCTCATCCACCACTGGCAGCAGGTGTTCAGCGCCGGCTTCATGCGGGCCGTGGCGCGATTCTACGGGCCGGTGCTGCGCACGGCGGTGCGGTGGCGTTACCTCACCGTGGCGATCGGCCTTGCGATGCTCGTGGGCATGGCCGGCTACGTCTTCAGCGGCCGCATCGGGATGATTCTCATGCCGCGGGTCGAGTCCGATTATGCCTTTGCCACGGCCACGTTGCCGGTGGGCTGCCCGCTGAGCCAGGCCACCGCGGTGCGCGACCGCCTCGAGAAGGCGGCCAACGCCATCGCGGCCGAGAACGGCGGCGAGCGCCTGCTCGAAGGGGTGTTTGCGGTCATCAACGAGAATGTCATCGAGATGCGCGCCTACCTCACGCCCCCTGAGGTGCGGCCCATCGGCACCACGCGCTTCACCAACCTCTGGCGCGAGCGGATCGGGGAGCTGGCGGGGATCGAGTCGCTGCGGTTCCAGGCCGACCGGGGCGGGCCCAGCTCGGGGGCGTCGCTCACTGTGGAGCTGAGCCACCGCGACATCGCCGTGCTCGACCAGGCAAGCGAGAAACTGGCGGGCATCCTGGCGGGCTTCGCCAATGTGAAGGACATAGACGATGGCTACACCCCGGGCAAGCAGCAGTTGAACTTCACGCTGAAGCCCGAGGGGCACAGCCTGGGCCTCACGGTGCGCGAGGTGGCGCGCCAGGTGCGCAACGCCTTCTACGGGGCCGAGGCCCTGCGCCAGCAGCGCGGCCGCAGCGAGATCAAGGTCAAGGTGCGCTTCCCCGAGGCCCAGCGGGTGAACGAGGCCGATATCGAGGAACTCATGATTCGCACGCCGGCCGGCCGCGACGTGCCGCTCCGCCACGTGGCCAACGTGGTGCGCGGCCGCGCCTACACCGACATCAAGCGCCGCGAAGGCCGCCGCACCGTCACCGTCACCGCCGATGTGGTGCCTATCGGCGACACCAACCGGGTCATCGCCACGCTCGACAGCGAGGTGCTGCCGCAGCTCGTGCGCAACTACCCCGGCCTCGCGTATGGCTATGAGGGGCAGCAGGCCGACATGGCCGAGAGCATGCAGCGCCTCTTGTCGCTGCTCATCCTGGTGTTGCTCGCCATCTTCGTGATGCTGGCCCTGCCGTTCCGCAGCTACATTCAGCCGCTCATCGTCATGATGTCCATCCCCTTCGGCCTGGTCGGCGCCGTGCTCGGCCATATCATCATGGGCTACGACCTCAGCGTCATCAGCGTCATGGGCATTCTGGCTCTCTCAGGGGTGGTCATCAACGACGCCATCGTGCTGATCGACTATGCCAACGAGCTGCGGCGCGACGGCCTCACGGCATTCGAGGCGATCACGCAGGCGGGCGTGCGCCGCTTCCGGCCCATCATGCTCACCACGCTCACCACCTTTGGCGGCCTGGCGCCAATGATTTTCGAGACCTCGCGGCAGGCCCGCTTCATGATTCCCATGGCCCTCTCCCTGGGCTATGGAATCCTCTTCGCCACGGCCATCACCCTGGTGCTTGTGCCGAGCCTCTACCTCATGACCGAAGATGCCAAAGGGCTGCTGGCTCGGGGGCGCCGGCTCGCCTTGGCATCCGCCGGCCGCGCCCCCGAGCCGACGGCCGGCGGCTGATCCCTTGGCTACTGCGGGGCGGCAGCCTCGGATGGCCGCAGGCCGTACTTGCGCACCTTGGCGACCAGGTTGGCCCGGCTGATTCCCAGCGCTCGAGCGGCGGTGCTCTTGTTCCAGGCGTGCCGCTGGAGCGCCTCGGCGAGCATGTCGCGCTCGAGGCGCTCGAGGGCCGCCGCAAGCTCG encodes the following:
- a CDS encoding HlyD family efflux transporter periplasmic adaptor subunit, which translates into the protein MAGNPRAPEEGALTPAEAPAAKGRRTLVALLQACLAIAVLAGGIVFAGYLLRTGPKAGRRNPEPRALLVSVSEVARSRERAVVHAMGTVRAAQTINLQPRVSGEIVEVTPECIPGGMLKEGSVIARIDPADYQLAVEQQTTEVERLTALLAQRRAELAQRESDVATAASAIQQRASEVLKAQNELVKAEAALRIEQGQQAVARREYELLGKKLSEADLDLVLRKPQLLTAEANCDAARAAKAAAEAARDSAVAAKAAAEAMKQSAAAAVEAAEASKKAAEVALKQAQLDLARTAIRAPFNAIVEAESVDLGSQVSSQTPLASLVGTDEYWVEVSVPVDQLQWLRVPRSRGEEGSTARIYDEAAWGPDTFRVGTVIRLASGLETEGRMARLLVSVPDPLGLKGASARPPALLIGSYVRVEIEGTELDGVVPLDRDLVHEGDQVWVMGADGTLEIRKPVIVFRGRDRLLISGGLDTGDKVVTTNIAAPVPGTPLRTRAAAGAAGPAAKGGEGQ